A genomic window from Candidatus Bathyarchaeota archaeon includes:
- a CDS encoding DUF1565 domain-containing protein, with protein sequence MEDRRATLTLLLIFCVTLVAFPNVEIVKAEGTIYICSDGNVEGTDKIQNEGNIYTLTDNIVNQSIVVERFNIVFDGAGYTIQGIGAKTGDKRGIQIGNPYNTTIKTNYGVTVTNITIQDFDYGIFVFGYWGNIIDGMIIAGNNLTNNDIGISFSSYSSYVNNTIIGNHLVANRIGIHIAMGHTGDVGINQIVGNQIANNEIGMYFLWMGDFYSWKPNPFYMNNSIYHNNFISNNQNVVNGHIIYTPDCANIWDNGFEGNYWSDYEGIDANLDGIIYTPYIIDANNQDNYPLLVPVDITVIPEFPSWTPLLSTLVAVLVVAAIYRRRLANNHGMIE encoded by the coding sequence TTCTGTGTTACACTAGTCGCTTTTCCAAATGTTGAAATTGTGAAGGCAGAGGGCACAATCTACATCTGTTCTGATGGAAATGTTGAGGGAACAGATAAGATTCAAAATGAAGGGAACATTTACACTCTTACAGACAATATTGTTAATCAATCCATTGTGGTAGAGAGATTTAATATCGTATTTGATGGTGCAGGTTATACTATTCAAGGAATAGGGGCAAAAACAGGGGACAAAAGAGGAATACAAATTGGTAATCCATACAACACCACAATCAAGACTAACTATGGTGTTACAGTCACGAACATTACTATCCAAGATTTCGACTATGGTATTTTTGTGTTTGGCTATTGGGGAAACATAATAGATGGAATGATAATAGCTGGGAATAATTTAACTAATAACGATATTGGCATAAGCTTCTCTAGTTACTCCAGTTACGTCAACAACACAATAATTGGAAACCATTTAGTTGCAAACCGAATCGGCATCCACATTGCAATGGGTCATACTGGTGATGTGGGAATCAATCAAATTGTTGGAAATCAAATAGCAAACAACGAAATTGGAATGTATTTTCTTTGGATGGGGGATTTCTACAGTTGGAAACCTAACCCTTTCTATATGAATAACTCAATTTATCACAATAACTTCATCAGTAACAATCAAAATGTTGTGAATGGTCATATCATCTATACCCCTGACTGCGCTAACATTTGGGACAACGGTTTTGAAGGAAACTACTGGAGCGACTATGAAGGCATTGATGCTAATCTTGATGGCATAATCTACACGCCTTACATAATTGATGCCAACAATCAAGACAATTATCCACTACTGGTTCCAGTCGATATTACTGTAATTCCAGAGTTTCCCTCATGGACACCCCTACTGAGTACTCTAGTTGCTGTCCTGGTGGTAGCGGCTATTTACCGGCGAAGACTAGCCAATAATCATGGGATGATAGAATAG